The sequence ATTTCCTTGTCTGCAAAATGGGACTGTGCCACCGTTAGAGTAATGGAGGGCCTTCTGGAGACTTGCCAGGACCTACCCAGACTCACCTGAGTTGGCAAGGGCCAGGGCCTTCAGCAGGACATACTCCTCCCGCTCCAGCCGCAGCGCCTGCAATCGCCGCACTAGCTGCAGCAGGGCAGCCCCGAGTTCGCCCAGGCCAGCTGCTCGCGCCCCCTCTTCATCCAGGACCAGGTCCTCAGCGAAGGCCAGCTCGTCCTGCAGCGGCAGCGAGCGCTGGGCCACACCCAGCACCAGTACCTCCATCCATACGCTCTGCAGTACTGACATCTGGTCCGACAGGGACAGTGACGAGAAGCCTGGAGGACCATGGGGAGCACACCTGGCTGAGCAGGTGCACCAGagccaggcctggctggcctACCCAAGGGAGCCCGCATCCCCTGGCCCTTTACCTGGGATGCTCTTGGCCCAGCTGATGGTGACCACAATCTCTCGGTCAAAGAGGTCACAGAGGGTGGCTACAGCTGGGAGGTGTCCGTCAGGGCCCGCTGGGTCGGGCATGGCATACAGCTTCTCAGGCTCTACCACCAGCAGGTGGGACACCAGTGCATTCACTGGGGCTGCAGTGACAGTTGGAAGAGGCACTGGAATTCATCACTTTGCAGGCCCTTTGGAGTCAAACATCTCCCAGAGTCAGTCCCCCCGTGGCTTTCCTCCGCAGCCACTGGTCATCAGGCTCAGACACCTTTCTCCAGGAAGGGCTCTGCCTAACTCCCAGGGCAGTCAGTCTGTTGTGAACAGGTTCCGAGTGTTAGGAAACC is a genomic window of Myotis daubentonii chromosome 9, mMyoDau2.1, whole genome shotgun sequence containing:
- the ESRRA gene encoding steroid hormone receptor ERR1 isoform X2; translation: MLKEGVRLDRVRGGRQKYKRRPEVDPLPFPGPFPAGPLAVAGGPRKTAPVNALVSHLLVVEPEKLYAMPDPAGPDGHLPAVATLCDLFDREIVVTISWAKSIPGFSSLSLSDQMSVLQSVWMEVLVLGVAQRSLPLQDELAFAEDLVLDEEGARAAGLGELGAALLQLVRRLQALRLEREEYVLLKALALANSDSVHIEDAEAVEQLREALHEALLEYEAGRAGPGGGAERRRAGRLLLTLPLLRQTAGKVLAHFYGVKLEGKVPMHKLFLEMLEAMMD